A stretch of the Prochlorococcus marinus str. MIT 0918 genome encodes the following:
- a CDS encoding photosystem I assembly protein Ycf4, producing MSADLQESPNTGDPSETLLEQFVKGSKKTSNYIVASMLTIGGIGFSLASISSYLGKDLLPLGNPSTLIFVPQGLFMGFYGISGTLIACYLWALIRVDYGSGFNRFDKEKGVLSIDRQGFFKKITIEIPINEIQAVKLEIREGFNPRRRIVLRLQGRKDLPISEVGGPQPLLYLEKQGAELASFLRVNLEGLSN from the coding sequence ATGTCAGCTGATCTTCAGGAATCCCCAAATACGGGAGACCCTTCAGAAACCCTTCTGGAACAATTTGTTAAAGGTTCAAAAAAAACTTCTAATTATATAGTTGCTTCAATGCTGACAATAGGAGGAATTGGTTTTTCATTAGCTTCTATATCAAGTTATTTGGGAAAAGATCTTCTTCCTTTAGGTAATCCTTCAACTTTGATTTTTGTTCCTCAAGGATTATTTATGGGGTTTTATGGTATTTCGGGTACTTTAATTGCTTGTTACCTGTGGGCGTTAATAAGAGTGGATTATGGTTCGGGCTTTAATCGCTTTGATAAGGAAAAAGGTGTTCTTTCAATAGATAGGCAAGGATTTTTTAAGAAAATTACTATTGAAATTCCTATCAATGAAATTCAAGCAGTTAAATTGGAGATTCGTGAGGGATTTAATCCAAGGAGAAGAATAGTTTTAAGACTTCAAGGAAGAAAAGACTTGCCTATAAGTGAAGTTGGTGGGCCTCAACCTCTTCTTTACCTTGAAAAACAAGGCGCTGAGCTTGCTAGCTTTTTAAGAGTTAATTTAGAAGGCCTTTCTAATTAA
- the psbD gene encoding photosystem II D2 protein (photosystem q(a) protein), whose translation MTIAVGGAQERGWFDILDDWLKRDRFVFVGWSGLLLFPTAYLAIGGWFLGTTFVTSWYTHGVASSYLEGCNFLTAAVSTPGDAMGHSLLFLWGPEAQGSLVRWLQLGGLWNFVVLHGAFSLIGFMLRQFEIARLVGIRPYNALAFSAVIAVFTACFLIYPLGQHSWFFAPSFGVAAIFRFILFIQGFHNITLNPFHMMGVAGILGGALLCAIHGATVQNTLYEDTSIYTGGKTQSTTFRAFDPTQEEETYSMITANRFWSQIFGIAFSNKRFLHFLMLFVPVMGMWCAAIGIVGLALNLRAYDFVSQEIRAAEDPEFETFYTKNILLNEGMRAWMSSVDQPHENFVFPEEVLPRGNAL comes from the coding sequence ATGACGATCGCTGTTGGTGGCGCCCAAGAAAGAGGATGGTTCGACATCCTCGATGACTGGTTAAAGCGCGACCGATTCGTATTTGTTGGTTGGTCTGGTCTTCTTCTCTTCCCTACTGCCTATCTGGCGATCGGTGGATGGTTTTTAGGCACAACCTTCGTAACCTCCTGGTACACCCATGGTGTTGCCAGCTCTTACCTAGAAGGATGTAATTTCCTTACTGCCGCTGTTAGTACCCCTGGTGACGCCATGGGTCATAGTCTTCTATTCCTATGGGGACCAGAAGCTCAGGGCAGTCTTGTTCGCTGGCTTCAACTTGGCGGACTATGGAATTTCGTTGTTCTCCATGGCGCATTCAGCCTTATTGGTTTCATGCTGCGTCAGTTTGAAATTGCAAGACTTGTAGGTATTAGGCCTTACAACGCTCTAGCCTTTTCTGCTGTAATAGCTGTTTTTACAGCATGTTTCCTTATATATCCTTTAGGACAACACAGCTGGTTTTTTGCTCCTTCTTTTGGGGTGGCAGCTATTTTCCGATTCATTCTCTTTATTCAAGGTTTCCATAACATCACGCTAAATCCATTTCACATGATGGGTGTAGCTGGAATTCTTGGTGGAGCTTTGCTCTGTGCAATTCACGGTGCAACAGTTCAGAACACTCTTTATGAAGACACCAGTATTTATACAGGTGGAAAGACTCAGAGCACTACTTTTAGAGCTTTTGATCCTACTCAGGAAGAAGAAACTTACTCCATGATTACTGCTAACAGATTTTGGAGTCAGATATTTGGTATTGCTTTTTCAAACAAACGATTCCTTCACTTCTTGATGCTCTTTGTACCTGTAATGGGTATGTGGTGCGCAGCCATAGGCATAGTTGGGCTTGCTCTAAATTTAAGGGCCTATGACTTCGTAAGCCAAGAAATCAGAGCTGCTGAAGATCCTGAGTTTGAAACTTTTTATACCAAAAACATACTTTTAAATGAAGGTATGAGAGCTTGGATGTCTTCTGTGGACCAGCCACACGAAAACTTTGTATTCCCTGAGGAGGTACTCCCACGTGGAAACGCCCTTTAA
- the psbC gene encoding photosystem II reaction center protein CP43, which translates to METPFNNLLKAPNQSIEETGYAWYVGNARLINLSGKLLGAHIAHTGLMVFWAGAMMLYEVSHFTFDKPMWEQGLILLPHVAMFGYGIGPGGEVVDVMPYFQAGVIHLIASAVLGFGGIYHSLAGPEKLEEEFPFFSTDWRDKDQMTTILGRHLCVLGLGSLAFAINWQFLGGLYDTWAPGGGEVRLITPTTDPGIIFGYLFQTPWGGGGNMVGVNSVEDIVGGHYYLGIIQLLGGHFHMQTKPFGWARRAFIWNGEALLSYALGGLCVASFYASTFVWFNNTAYPSEFYGPTNAEASQAQSFTFLVRDQRIGANVGTTMGPTGLGKYLMRSPTGEIIFGGETMRFWDFRGPWLEPLRGENGLSLDKIQNDIQPWQVRRAAEYMTHAPNASINSVGGIITEPNAVNFVNLRQWLASAHFFLGWFTFIGHLWHAGRARAAAGGFEKGIDRKTEPALSMSDLD; encoded by the coding sequence GTGGAAACGCCCTTTAATAATCTTTTAAAAGCTCCTAACCAAAGCATTGAAGAAACTGGTTATGCCTGGTATGTAGGCAATGCTCGTTTAATCAATCTTTCTGGGAAACTACTAGGAGCCCACATTGCTCATACAGGACTTATGGTCTTCTGGGCAGGAGCAATGATGCTTTACGAGGTGAGTCATTTCACCTTTGACAAGCCAATGTGGGAACAAGGATTAATCCTCCTTCCTCATGTAGCTATGTTTGGCTATGGCATTGGACCAGGTGGAGAAGTTGTTGATGTAATGCCATATTTCCAAGCCGGTGTTATACATCTAATTGCTTCAGCAGTTCTTGGTTTTGGGGGTATCTATCATTCCCTTGCAGGTCCAGAAAAATTAGAAGAAGAATTCCCATTCTTCTCCACTGACTGGAGAGACAAAGATCAAATGACAACCATTCTAGGACGTCATTTATGTGTTCTTGGATTAGGTTCACTTGCTTTTGCTATCAACTGGCAATTCCTTGGAGGTCTTTATGACACATGGGCTCCAGGTGGAGGAGAGGTACGTTTAATAACTCCAACAACAGATCCAGGAATTATCTTTGGATATCTCTTCCAAACCCCTTGGGGTGGTGGAGGAAATATGGTTGGAGTTAATTCTGTTGAAGATATCGTCGGTGGCCATTATTACCTAGGCATCATCCAACTTTTAGGTGGTCATTTCCACATGCAAACCAAACCTTTTGGTTGGGCTCGTAGAGCTTTCATTTGGAATGGAGAAGCCTTACTAAGTTATGCATTAGGTGGATTGTGTGTAGCAAGCTTCTATGCTTCTACATTTGTATGGTTTAACAACACCGCCTATCCATCTGAATTCTATGGACCTACCAATGCTGAGGCATCTCAGGCCCAAAGTTTCACTTTCCTTGTAAGAGACCAAAGAATTGGAGCCAATGTTGGCACAACAATGGGACCTACAGGATTAGGTAAGTATCTAATGCGTTCTCCAACAGGAGAAATCATATTTGGTGGGGAGACAATGCGTTTCTGGGATTTCAGAGGCCCTTGGCTTGAACCACTAAGAGGAGAAAATGGTCTAAGTCTGGATAAAATCCAAAATGATATTCAGCCTTGGCAAGTTAGAAGAGCAGCTGAGTATATGACTCATGCTCCTAATGCTTCTATCAACTCTGTTGGTGGAATCATTACAGAGCCAAACGCAGTTAACTTCGTTAACCTTCGTCAATGGCTTGCTTCAGCTCATTTCTTCCTAGGATGGTTTACCTTTATTGGTCATCTTTGGCATGCTGGCCGTGCTAGAGCTGCTGCTGGTGGTTTTGAGAAAGGTATTGATCGCAAAACCGAACCTGCCCTTTCCATGTCTGATCTAGATTAA
- a CDS encoding nucleoside triphosphate pyrophosphatase, whose protein sequence is MLILASASKARRSLLNQLSINFEVMVSNIDEENSQFRNIKDLVQRLAIAKAQFVQSEIESNYNDLSKNKKILGVLGCDSLFEFNGEIFGKPKNVFEASQRLKMISSQSGVLHTGHCLAYRRINKANKREESFEGLIKGVVSTSIDFCEISDDFIDYYVNTLEPLKCAGGFSIDGKGSTIIKGINGCYSNVLGLSLPWLWDSLDKASINTYG, encoded by the coding sequence GTGTTAATACTTGCTTCTGCTTCTAAGGCTCGAAGGAGTTTACTCAATCAGTTAAGCATTAATTTTGAAGTAATGGTTAGTAATATTGATGAAGAAAATTCTCAATTTAGAAATATAAAGGATTTGGTTCAACGTCTTGCTATTGCAAAAGCTCAATTTGTTCAGTCTGAAATTGAAAGTAATTATAATGATCTATCAAAAAACAAAAAAATATTAGGAGTTTTGGGATGTGATTCTTTATTTGAATTTAATGGCGAGATTTTTGGCAAACCAAAAAACGTTTTCGAAGCTTCTCAACGTTTGAAGATGATCTCATCTCAAAGTGGAGTTTTACATACTGGACATTGCTTGGCTTATAGAAGAATAAATAAGGCTAACAAAAGAGAAGAAAGTTTTGAAGGTCTTATTAAAGGTGTCGTAAGTACTTCGATTGATTTTTGTGAGATAAGTGATGACTTTATAGATTATTACGTAAATACCTTGGAACCTTTAAAATGTGCAGGGGGCTTTTCTATAGATGGGAAAGGTTCAACTATTATAAAAGGAATAAATGGTTGCTATAGCAATGTTCTTGGACTTAGTTTGCCTTGGTTATGGGATTCTTTAGATAAAGCTTCTATTAATACATATGGATAA
- a CDS encoding Npun_F0494 family protein, whose amino-acid sequence MDLFDKHIINRSKRAIKCLSLSTEFYKDAEVSGLSASKVLQMKKKYISRNLFSFTNPEKIEACFLWLIKIGILRREVDGQGLTSKVRLTPLGTFILKNEPDLANQKASAYELIRNWILRNLFTS is encoded by the coding sequence ATGGATTTATTTGATAAGCATATTATTAATAGAAGCAAAAGAGCTATAAAGTGTCTTTCTCTCTCGACAGAGTTTTATAAAGATGCAGAGGTTTCTGGTTTATCAGCAAGTAAAGTTCTACAAATGAAAAAGAAATATATTTCAAGAAATCTCTTTAGTTTTACAAATCCAGAAAAAATAGAAGCTTGCTTTCTCTGGTTAATAAAAATTGGGATTCTTCGAAGAGAAGTGGATGGGCAAGGTTTAACATCGAAAGTTCGTCTTACGCCATTAGGGACTTTTATTCTGAAAAACGAACCTGATTTAGCCAATCAAAAAGCTTCAGCCTATGAATTAATAAGAAATTGGATATTAAGAAATTTGTTTACATCGTGA
- a CDS encoding cobyric acid synthase, whose translation MVLGTSSGAGKSLITTAICRLLLRRGETPVPFKGQNMSNNAWLDKNNCEMAYSQAVQAWAAGLEPTSAMNPILLKPQGDSLSEVIHLGKSMGTTTAARYYKDWFMPGWEAINKGLEDIQSSFKNSRLILEGAGSPVEINLKHRDLTNLKLAKHLNANCILVADIERGGVFAQLIGTLALLSANEKALIKGIIINRFRGDISLFDQGRKWIEEESRIPVLGIMPWLNEIFPPEDSLDLLERKAIKENVETKITVIKLPYLSNFSDLDPLEAEPNIRLTWVKPGDFLGNPDAIIIPGSKQTLKDLEKIQSSGLGDQIKKYALSGGIIFGICGGLQILGRTLEDPHCLEQTYKDNYKYKFEGLNLLPIKTIFEPKKTLSTKNILAYWPNQSTISGFEIHHGISEPIDSERKEISSLCEESSLGWVSNNQSQLNIAGTYLHGIFENGEWRRMWINRIRIKQNLKELPLINENHTAKREKLINRLTDAFEKHINLEPVLKE comes from the coding sequence ATGGTTCTAGGAACCTCTAGTGGAGCTGGTAAATCATTAATTACAACAGCAATTTGCCGATTACTCCTTAGAAGAGGAGAAACTCCTGTGCCATTTAAGGGTCAAAACATGAGCAACAACGCATGGTTAGATAAAAATAATTGCGAAATGGCTTATTCACAAGCTGTTCAAGCCTGGGCAGCAGGACTAGAACCTACTTCTGCAATGAATCCTATTCTCTTAAAGCCTCAAGGAGATTCTCTAAGCGAGGTAATACATCTTGGAAAAAGTATGGGGACTACAACAGCAGCTAGATATTACAAAGATTGGTTCATGCCAGGCTGGGAAGCTATTAATAAAGGGCTAGAAGATATCCAATCTTCTTTTAAAAATAGTAGATTAATCTTAGAAGGAGCTGGAAGTCCAGTAGAAATAAATCTCAAACATAGAGACTTAACTAATTTAAAATTAGCAAAGCATTTAAATGCAAATTGTATATTAGTTGCTGACATTGAAAGAGGTGGAGTATTTGCTCAATTAATAGGAACTCTTGCATTACTTTCAGCTAATGAGAAAGCTTTAATTAAAGGGATTATTATTAATAGATTTCGCGGAGATATATCATTATTTGACCAAGGTCGAAAATGGATAGAAGAAGAATCAAGAATACCTGTATTAGGAATTATGCCCTGGCTGAACGAAATTTTCCCGCCAGAAGACTCATTAGATTTACTGGAAAGGAAAGCAATTAAAGAAAATGTTGAAACTAAAATAACAGTTATTAAGCTTCCCTATCTTAGTAATTTTTCAGATTTAGACCCCTTAGAAGCAGAACCTAATATTCGATTAACATGGGTTAAACCTGGTGACTTTTTAGGTAATCCTGATGCAATAATTATTCCTGGTAGCAAACAAACTCTCAAAGACCTTGAAAAGATTCAATCCAGTGGACTTGGTGATCAAATAAAAAAATATGCCCTATCTGGAGGAATAATTTTTGGAATATGTGGAGGCTTACAAATTCTAGGTAGAACTTTAGAAGATCCTCACTGTTTGGAACAAACCTACAAAGATAACTATAAATATAAATTTGAGGGTTTAAATCTTTTACCAATCAAAACAATATTTGAACCTAAGAAAACCTTATCAACAAAAAATATACTTGCTTATTGGCCAAATCAATCAACTATCTCTGGTTTCGAAATTCATCATGGGATCAGCGAACCGATAGATTCTGAAAGAAAAGAAATTTCTTCTTTGTGTGAAGAATCTTCCTTAGGTTGGGTAAGCAATAATCAAAGTCAATTAAACATAGCCGGTACATATCTTCATGGAATATTTGAAAATGGTGAGTGGAGGAGAATGTGGATAAATAGAATAAGAATAAAACAAAATCTAAAAGAATTACCTTTAATTAATGAAAATCATACTGCAAAAAGAGAGAAGCTTATCAATCGCTTAACTGATGCTTTTGAAAAACATATTAATCTAGAACCCGTTCTGAAAGAATGA
- a CDS encoding 2Fe-2S iron-sulfur cluster-binding protein, with amino-acid sequence MKEDRVKIEWPNGVFSIANVGGDWLAEANKAGISIPTGCLTGSCGACEIEVNGKVVRACISNIPKSNKLLHKVSFSYDPYW; translated from the coding sequence ATGAAAGAAGATAGAGTTAAAATTGAATGGCCTAATGGGGTTTTTTCTATTGCCAACGTAGGAGGTGATTGGCTAGCGGAAGCCAATAAAGCTGGTATTAGCATACCGACTGGTTGCCTTACTGGTAGCTGTGGTGCATGTGAAATCGAAGTAAATGGAAAAGTCGTCAGGGCTTGTATCAGCAACATTCCTAAGTCTAATAAGCTATTACATAAAGTTAGTTTTTCCTATGATCCATATTGGTAA
- a CDS encoding glycosyltransferase family A protein, translating to MDQYLNGKNTINTINSPFSISLVIGCIFDDIDMCKKILGGLGQNLDYLDEIICVISNVPQEQLDDLTTLPEKLQLSKKLFVYVFNQVLLPGEARNYCIKQSTSNYLAFLDARTIPENNWLSNACEILKSNNKLAILGRTRYIWSSTFEECFIASTYGQKALITIPGMVINKALFCKIGFFIPSLRSGEDGEWIERARYFSKKLKDQNMIPLRYENIKGKTFLELCRKWYENYSNNSVKLLIYQKQRYLYILFFAGLLVSTALSWNNNIAGWDQDYFLFIPHISKITVTSLALIYFAFRVFIIPFKKGIKIFKIGPKKIIFIFLISFTLDIIKTLAFFRASIKSDSG from the coding sequence ATGGACCAATATCTTAATGGTAAAAACACTATAAATACTATTAATTCTCCTTTTTCGATTTCTTTAGTAATTGGATGTATTTTTGATGATATAGATATGTGTAAAAAGATTTTGGGTGGATTAGGTCAGAATTTAGATTACCTTGATGAAATTATATGTGTGATAAGCAATGTGCCTCAGGAACAACTTGACGATCTAACTACTCTTCCTGAGAAATTGCAGCTTTCAAAAAAATTGTTTGTTTATGTCTTTAATCAGGTTTTACTCCCAGGAGAAGCGCGCAATTATTGCATTAAACAATCAACCAGTAATTATTTAGCATTTCTTGATGCTAGAACTATTCCTGAGAATAACTGGTTATCAAATGCCTGTGAAATTCTTAAAAGCAATAATAAATTGGCTATTTTAGGTAGGACTAGGTATATATGGTCTTCTACATTTGAGGAATGTTTTATAGCCTCAACTTATGGTCAAAAGGCTTTAATAACTATACCTGGAATGGTTATTAATAAAGCTTTATTTTGTAAAATAGGTTTTTTTATTCCTTCTTTAAGATCTGGTGAAGACGGTGAATGGATAGAGCGAGCTAGATATTTTTCTAAGAAGCTCAAGGATCAGAATATGATTCCCTTAAGATATGAGAATATTAAAGGTAAGACCTTCTTAGAACTGTGTAGAAAATGGTATGAAAATTATTCAAATAATTCAGTAAAATTATTAATATATCAAAAGCAAAGATATCTTTATATACTTTTTTTTGCCGGTCTATTAGTATCCACAGCATTAAGCTGGAATAATAATATCGCAGGTTGGGATCAAGACTATTTTTTATTTATACCTCATATTTCTAAGATTACTGTAACCTCACTTGCCTTAATTTACTTTGCCTTTAGGGTTTTTATTATCCCATTTAAAAAAGGTATTAAGATATTTAAGATTGGCCCAAAGAAAATAATATTTATTTTTCTTATTAGCTTTACTCTTGATATTATTAAGACGCTTGCTTTCTTTAGAGCAAGTATAAAATCAGACTCTGGCTAA
- the pseC gene encoding UDP-4-amino-4,6-dideoxy-N-acetyl-beta-L-altrosamine transaminase: MNLPFLPYGRQNISQDDIDSVIRVLKSDYLTQGPITGEFEKEASLKVSCKYVVSVNSGTSALHIACLALDLNPGDILWTTPITFVASANCARYCGAEIDFVDIDPKTGLMSTDELEKKLKEAEKQDQLPKIVIPVHLAGTSCDMQTIYKLSKEYGFSIIEDASHAIGGFYKEYPVGSCKFSNITVFSLHPVKIITSAEGGLATTNDSLLAKKLRLLSSHGIVKNKNDFINKKANSWFYEQQLLGFNYRMTDVLAALGLSQLKRLDYFISERQSIFKSYKNIFSDLPLYFLEVPDNIKSSHHLAIIRLNNKNQEYHRKVFDGMRSKNIGVQLHYTPVHLQPYYKEYGFRNGLFPKAEQYSSNAMSLPIFPGLSDNELKRIYNDLSSLL; the protein is encoded by the coding sequence ATGAATCTGCCATTCCTCCCATACGGACGTCAAAATATTAGTCAAGATGATATTGATAGTGTTATTAGGGTTTTAAAAAGCGATTACCTGACACAAGGGCCAATTACTGGGGAGTTCGAAAAAGAAGCATCACTCAAAGTATCTTGTAAATATGTTGTTTCCGTTAATAGTGGCACAAGTGCTCTTCATATAGCCTGCTTAGCCTTAGATCTAAATCCAGGAGATATTCTTTGGACAACCCCTATCACATTTGTAGCTTCAGCTAATTGTGCCAGATATTGTGGTGCTGAGATTGATTTTGTTGATATTGACCCAAAAACAGGTCTTATGTCTACAGATGAGCTTGAGAAAAAACTAAAAGAAGCTGAAAAACAAGACCAATTACCAAAAATAGTGATCCCTGTTCATCTAGCTGGAACTAGTTGTGACATGCAAACTATTTATAAACTTTCTAAGGAATATGGTTTTTCTATCATTGAAGATGCAAGTCACGCAATAGGAGGTTTTTATAAGGAATATCCTGTAGGAAGTTGTAAATTCAGTAATATCACTGTTTTCAGCTTGCATCCAGTAAAAATAATTACTAGTGCAGAAGGTGGGCTTGCTACGACTAATGATAGTCTTCTTGCTAAAAAATTAAGACTCTTAAGTAGTCATGGTATTGTCAAAAATAAAAATGATTTCATCAATAAAAAAGCTAATAGTTGGTTCTATGAGCAACAATTATTAGGTTTCAATTATAGAATGACTGATGTATTAGCAGCGTTAGGTCTAAGTCAACTTAAGAGGCTAGATTATTTTATTTCAGAAAGACAAAGTATTTTTAAAAGTTATAAGAATATCTTTTCAGATTTACCATTATATTTTCTAGAGGTGCCAGACAATATTAAGTCTTCTCATCATCTAGCTATTATTAGATTAAATAATAAAAATCAAGAATACCATAGAAAAGTCTTTGATGGAATGCGCTCAAAGAATATTGGTGTACAGCTTCATTACACACCTGTACATCTTCAACCTTATTATAAAGAATATGGGTTTAGGAATGGACTTTTTCCAAAAGCAGAACAATACTCAAGCAATGCCATGTCGCTTCCAATATTTCCTGGATTAAGTGATAATGAGTTAAAGCGTATTTATAATGATTTAAGCTCATTATTGTAG
- a CDS encoding DUF4910 domain-containing protein yields MSNQINYNDIPLIDHIKKLYPYCRSLTGDGARETLKYFEKYHPEYNRLVFPSGTKVLDWEIPYEWNIQDAYIEHLDTGQRFARFSKDNLHIVGYSEPVDKIIDYKELLPRIHTLKEQPDWVPYVTSYYKKYWGFCMSESEKKQLPKGKYRVFIDSTLHKGNLEISHALLEGQLSQEILFTSYICHPSMANNELSGPVVLNALMSYIKKTYKSTKYTYRFIMEPETIGSIAYLSLFSNTLKNNVICGINLSCVGDNRGYSYVQTPYNNTLADKALRSALYQLDNVKEYSFLQRGSDERQYCSPGIRLPVCTFCRTKFGEYPEYHTNADNLNVVNEEGLQGAYSVLKNIIDSFEIGLYPKTKVIGEPQLGKRGLYPNISEKNAYQKVKIRMNLLAYSDGKTSIFDISSFIKCSLNELLIEYRNLKNNGLIE; encoded by the coding sequence ATGAGTAATCAGATCAATTACAACGATATTCCCTTAATAGATCATATTAAGAAGTTGTACCCTTATTGCAGGTCTCTTACAGGTGATGGTGCCAGAGAAACATTAAAATATTTTGAGAAATATCACCCTGAATACAATAGGTTGGTTTTCCCTTCGGGTACTAAGGTATTGGATTGGGAAATACCTTATGAGTGGAATATCCAAGATGCATATATTGAACATTTAGATACTGGACAACGTTTTGCAAGATTTAGCAAAGATAATTTACATATAGTTGGATATTCAGAACCTGTTGACAAGATAATTGATTATAAAGAACTATTACCTAGAATTCATACATTAAAAGAACAGCCAGATTGGGTCCCTTATGTAACTAGTTACTATAAAAAATATTGGGGGTTTTGCATGTCGGAATCTGAAAAAAAACAACTTCCAAAAGGTAAATACAGAGTTTTTATAGATTCTACTCTTCATAAGGGAAACCTTGAAATTAGCCATGCTTTATTAGAAGGCCAATTAAGTCAAGAAATCCTTTTCACTTCTTATATTTGTCATCCGTCAATGGCAAATAATGAATTAAGTGGCCCTGTCGTTTTAAATGCATTAATGTCTTATATTAAAAAGACATATAAAAGTACTAAATATACTTATAGATTTATTATGGAACCTGAAACTATTGGTAGTATTGCATATCTTTCTTTATTCTCTAATACTTTAAAAAATAATGTAATTTGTGGTATTAATTTAAGTTGTGTAGGAGATAATAGAGGTTATTCCTATGTACAGACACCATATAATAATACTTTGGCTGATAAAGCTTTAAGGTCAGCTCTTTACCAATTAGATAACGTTAAGGAGTATAGCTTTTTACAAAGGGGATCAGATGAAAGACAGTACTGTTCACCAGGAATAAGACTTCCCGTATGCACATTTTGTAGAACTAAGTTTGGAGAGTATCCTGAATATCATACTAACGCTGATAATTTAAATGTGGTCAATGAGGAAGGTTTGCAAGGAGCTTATAGTGTTTTAAAAAATATAATAGACTCATTTGAAATAGGTCTTTATCCTAAAACGAAAGTTATAGGTGAACCTCAATTAGGTAAGCGAGGACTATATCCAAATATTTCAGAGAAGAACGCATATCAAAAGGTGAAAATAAGAATGAATTTATTAGCATATAGCGATGGGAAAACATCTATATTTGATATTTCTAGCTTTATAAAATGTAGCTTAAATGAACTTTTGATTGAATATAGAAATCTTAAGAATAATGGATTAATAGAATAG
- the pseI gene encoding pseudaminic acid synthase, producing MTRINSSIIEIDGKKIGEGNKPYIVAEMSGNHNGSIKNALKIIKTANECGADAVKIQTYTPDTITINHNGPEFIIKDGLWEGRKLYELYEEAHTPWEWHQEMFEYAKKIGITLFSSPFDYTAVNLLESLNNPIYKIASPEIIDLELIKKMAKTKKPLIISTGMATLFEIEEAIKTANLEGANQIVVLHCTSSYPAPIKEANLSTICEIREKFNVITGLSDHTKGTFIPTLAIALGASVIEKHFTLDRSKGGVDSEFSIEPKELEKLVQDCESANIAKGTPAFKPTDSESIVLKNRRSIYVVKKINKGELITTDNVRSIRPGKGLLPKYINKIIGHRASRDIEYGEAFELSMIMGEVSLD from the coding sequence ATGACTAGAATTAATAGTTCTATTATTGAAATAGATGGAAAGAAAATAGGAGAAGGCAATAAACCATATATAGTTGCAGAAATGTCAGGCAACCATAATGGCAGTATAAAAAATGCTCTTAAAATAATAAAGACTGCTAATGAATGTGGTGCTGATGCTGTAAAGATTCAAACTTATACTCCAGACACTATTACAATTAATCATAATGGACCTGAATTTATAATAAAAGATGGCTTATGGGAAGGGAGAAAATTATATGAACTTTATGAAGAAGCTCATACTCCATGGGAATGGCATCAAGAGATGTTTGAATATGCTAAAAAAATAGGAATCACTTTATTTTCTTCTCCTTTCGATTACACAGCTGTAAATCTACTTGAATCCCTCAATAATCCTATATATAAAATAGCCTCACCGGAAATAATAGATTTGGAGCTTATCAAAAAAATGGCAAAGACGAAAAAACCTCTTATAATTTCAACTGGTATGGCAACTCTATTTGAAATAGAAGAAGCGATTAAAACTGCTAATTTAGAGGGTGCTAATCAAATAGTGGTTCTTCATTGTACATCTTCTTACCCAGCTCCTATTAAAGAGGCCAACCTGTCTACAATATGTGAAATTAGAGAAAAGTTTAATGTTATTACAGGTCTATCTGATCATACAAAAGGTACATTTATACCAACATTAGCAATCGCTTTAGGCGCTTCTGTTATAGAAAAACATTTTACACTTGATCGTTCTAAAGGAGGAGTGGATAGTGAATTCTCAATAGAACCTAAAGAATTAGAAAAACTAGTACAAGATTGCGAGTCAGCAAATATTGCCAAAGGAACTCCGGCATTCAAACCTACAGATTCAGAATCAATTGTATTAAAAAACAGAAGATCAATTTATGTTGTTAAAAAAATAAATAAAGGTGAGTTGATAACAACTGATAATGTTAGATCAATAAGACCAGGCAAAGGCTTATTACCTAAATATATAAACAAAATAATTGGGCACAGAGCGTCAAGAGATATAGAATATGGGGAGGCATTTGAGCTAAGTATGATTATGGGGGAAGTATCATTAGATTAA